The genomic stretch ATTCAATGAGGTTCCTTGAATTATCTATTTAAACTTTTACTTAATAACAGCAGGCATTAAGTATTGATATAGTCCAACGCAATGTAAATACAGAagttttttccttcaccaaaAATATGGCCAATCTTATTTTACGTACGAAAGAAAATCCACAATAAAAATGGCCcttagatttctatatctgtttccttataatttgttttttccaataggcaagtaggtgattagccttctgcggacacatgccgtcgactttttgggtatatGGCCGACTTTCTACAAGGGATTAttagatgcgcacatagacagaacgTCCGTGCACCGGGGAtcaagtcgcacgctgaagccactaggccaacatttaacataaattaatagaagaagaataaagaatagtaaaaatatctttatcgAGTAATGCATGAGTAGTAAATGAAACCACGAACATTCTTCATACAAAATACGTAATATGATTTGAAAATCTATTGGTCGCCAGGCGGATGTATGTATATCTGTTCGTTTGTGAAACATTTTGGTTTTGCAAgcgtaaaaaaaaactggaaCGTTTAATGCAAATTGCGCCATCTATGCCTAACGATAGCAAACTTAACACATATCAGCGTATGCATTTGGATTGAATTGGATTGGATTGATTGTGAACAACACATCGATTGTGATAGAgaacaataattgtaaatttatgtttcacaataatatgtatgtttgttaataaataatgtaaacagTAGAATTGGACTcacaatagatttttaattatttattttaaattcaaataagaaCACATTTTATGAATAGTTGTACGTACAAAGAAACAAAGTAAAGTTCAATActaatttaagaatataaaagATCAGATACCTGTGTCGGATCCCTGAGTAAGTCTTCAGTGTGAACCACAATACCGAGAATGTCTGAACTTATTGCATTCTGAACGGCCGCTGGGATGGATAGGCATCTTGGATCGCGGTATGGGGGATATTTTTTCGATACACCctgtaattaatttagtttctTAGATATTTTAGAACTAGAGTTGCCTGAAATTTTCCTGTTTTTAATAAGTGTCTTGTAATATGGAATAAAAGTTCACACGCATCTTTCGCACTCATCACAGTGTTAAGAAGCGTATTTACGCacatattagttttaatgTGCGATTTCATTCTAAATGGATTTTGCAATGTGCACGGGTTGGTAATAGCCCAAAATGTAACTTAAAATACGTCGTAAAGTCTACGCATGCGTAgtactacttttattttataccggAAGTGGAAATACCATTGTCCCCCAAAAGTACCAAAGGTATCTGGAGGCGACCTAAGACCAGAATTTCTGCTGTTCAGAGTCGGGGAAAACCACCACGTCGGGTGGTTTCTATAAGACCGCGTTAGAGGCTCCGGGGTGGTTATCGTAGTATAGCTAGGTAATATAATACTGTAGATGATATACGTAAAACTAAACGACAGCGCATTCCGGTTGATCTACATTGGTCAACAGCATCTATCGTCCAATGCGTGTTGACACGCAACATCATACGTCATGTTATTATGTTCGTTTGACTAATCAGGATTTCCACGTTAGGGGTTATGGACGCTAAGGTTCAGAATTGAGACTTACCGCTTAAAGTAtgacatattaaatgtatacgtATTCGCGCTTCGTTTCGACTTTAACAAGGTCAACtgtcaaaatatatatcagttattatttttaagtttcgtGTAAATTGTCAATTGTATGGTCTAACAGTTACTTATAACTAAAGTTAGTTTAAGttcgattgtttttttttatttatttaacaaaaaaaatttagctgGTGTCCGCGACATCGTCTGTgcaggattaaaataatatttgttcaaATGATGTACCGTTTTAATCTACATTAAATACCAAAAGCGACaaaagtatctattttcatttaaaaatcaatttattactaccaaatgtgcatttgaaacaacttatcaatttttattatagttatggTTCACTATTATAGCTATAATGGTTTAGACATAAgatatacaatacatatacaCTGTGGCGGGCTTTTTGTaggactatttaagataaatatttccatcatatattagatatgtgtaactctagcAGTTTTGGCAACGCACaccagaatagctcgcagatatattattgtaaagtttcattaaaagcCATACAGTACGTGAAAAAATgacaaacatccatccatacttataaactttcgcgtttataatattagtaggatatCAATTTCGTCGAATTTGGTCCTGTAATTTTCACTAaagattacataatataattttttatttgaaaaccttcaaaatattaatgttttttgtcAAAACAATTATAGGTATAACAATGCAAAACCAAAATTGCTACAAGTAGTACAACCAAATGCAAAATACCATACCTATtcattttcacataaaaaagCGACgtatttaatgacaattattattctatCATTTAcgacttaaatttattaaacgaagtgtgtaaaaacaaatatttcacgTAATTagttactaattatttatgacACACATTAAAGAACGTTGACCTAAACAGAAGTTAATGAACTAAAAATGCGTCATTATTTTCGCGCTAGGATTTAGTTAATACACTAAATTCAGCAAACCTCGATTTCTAAATACCGATAGTAATTGCTACAAGTAGTATTTTACTCgcggtaattaatatttttatgtttaacttaatccaaaaatataaatatagtctACGGCGAGTGTCAAAGAATTTATGACTGCGACACATAAATcaactttaaataaagaaactaACAAATCTAcgaacaaaatttaaaaaatagccAAATTCATCTGTCGTTTTCCAGACTAAACTGttgttacatatatatgtaactgaAGATTTCAaatgtaacttatttttttatatattctgtcaaataaattttattaatttataacaagcAATTTTAGTGTTAATAGAGCAAAAAGGAAAAATCCACTCGTGCGACCGAGGTTTGTTGAGAATTAATTCACCTTGATACTacgtgtttgcgtgttgttcccacggtAATATAAGCGATTCCATTTTCACCGTGCCTTTCTAGAGATGAAACGTTTgggtttgttattaataaattatttttaatttaattacaagaaTGAACTGTTTTTAACTGTGATGAGGATGCATGATGCAATGCAGGTGCAGGTtgaacaaacattttataataaacgcATTAGCGATTTAAATTGGTGacagagttttttttttcagttctTTTAGTCCTTTCTATGCCCTTCATTTGAAAACAagcagaaaatttaaatttagaagcattaatttatgtatacaaATAATAGACTAAATGAACCGTGCCAAATTGTACATTGGCACGAAAGAAGTACATCTTATTGGTCTCGTAATTTAAGATAAATACGGAAGCAAtaagatattaattaataattaaagataaaaccTTCAACTTGTAATAATCGCTTAGACTTTTTAAACGCAATAGATTTCAATGCGCAATTATGAAAAGGACGTGAAGATTTATATCACTAATAACCtcttaataatgtaaaacaaaGTTGCGTGTGTATTCTCGCGAaattcttcaaaatattaacaagGGTTAACcttttacaattaatacaaaaaaaatttgttcacCTAATGAGACGTTAAACCCAATAATTGCGAGACAGtgtacaaaattaatattatattaataaattaatattattatatatattaagtttatgtataattaataagacTTACAATGGTTAAGAACATCACTgggtatttgttttgtttgtaccGCACCATTGTGCAAATATCTGGATTAAAACAAGAGAACACGATGCGACGATTGCTCGCATATTTCAATACAACTTCCAACacctagaaaaataaattattattatagatatttttttaatgttttgatagGGTGACGGCAACATAAACTATACATAGATTTTCTAACAAAATTGTATCTTATTAATAAtgtcaatattataattatgtatcataaagttaaaattatgtgtAAACGTACTGCTCATtctaattacttattattcgTAAAACTCAATttgaatgatattttttttatttttaatcttttgtACTTTTACTAGTCGAACCATAGACGGTTATTATGACTTAAATAGTATTTCGTTGcgaatatgtaatataatttaaatagtttgtattgtcaaaaattatgaaatatcgTATTGGTAAACGGCTAGCTTTTGTCATTAACACACAACTGAAAtatgtacttttaacacaATCGCTATATTAATTGCTGTTTTCTGTCATACCTTATCAACATATGTATTCATGTCAAATGGATTGTTCAATTCAAACGTTCCATCTTTCAACTCCATGGTCCATTTGAGTTCAATATTAAAGCCTACATGCTCATCTAATGACTTAAGAGTTTGTTCTAGAGTTGGAAATGGTTGATGTTCTTCTAAATCTTCATCATAAAATAGAGTTTCGTGATTTCGACCTTCAACTAAGTGATAGACCTGTAAATAAGCATTTAATCTCATGCTATCAATTGCTGATAAACTGATACACCGTCCAACTACAGcaaaattcatacaaatattagcaaattataaagtttttagtTATAGCTAGTAAAGATTactacacttttttttttatacaaaatatattacaattctTCTGCAGCAATAGTTTCGGTAATTTTGTATACCTTAAGCTTTTGAAGATGCTCCAAGGTCAAATCTTTTACAGGCAATTCAAGCATCTCAGAGTAATCTACTTCTCTTTTTCGTTTCATGGAAATACACACATGGAAGTCATGATATATGACTGGTATCATGTCTTTACTAAGTTGCACATCAAATTCAAGCATGTCTGCCCCGCTGGCAGCTGCCTTCTTAAGAGAAGCTATTGTATTTTCCCTTATTGCATTACCcctgaaaatgtttatatgaTATGGAACAAACGGGCTGTTTTAGCCTCCATAACCAAGAAATAActgtattataaacaatatcaAACAAGTCTTAAAAACAGTATCAGAGTTAAGTCAAGTCATTAATTAATCTTTTACATTTcatgtaaaaaatgtttatccctatttatataaaactacaaaaaaatagacatactcttttgttttaaagctGGCTCCAAGTCCCCTGTGTCCAACTTCAAGCCCAGTCCAGGATGGATGCCAATGTTTGGCATATGAcacttcaaaattatttaggtTCTCCTCCATAGGTTGTATAATCaagtaatcaaaattaattgtgCCAAGAGGACGATGTTTAATGTTACATGTAACTGGGAGTTCTAAACAGCCTTCAGAAGGTCGAAGCATGTTAGGAAGCACATACGTATATCCAATATGACATGGTGGGTCTTCATCAGATGCTCTATGGctgtatgtataaaaatcaataagatATGCAATATTTTGAGGATTAGGAGCATATATGTTTACTAATAAGGTGTCATTGGTTTTATATTCCCGACCAAACTGCTCCTGGGGCTGCAGGGAGCAGAGTACTAGATCATTATCTAACGTAGCAACTTCTACAGATACCCCAGCAGGAGGTTCATTGTCCACGGTATCAGCACTCAATGAGGAATCTTCAATATGAGGCTCAACCCCAAAACTCAACTTCACTGGTGTTACTTTTATCTGTACCACTCTGTCATTAAGACGGCTCTTAAGTTTTAAAGGATtgttaaaaaactttaattgtaCAAGAGTTTGTGATGTTAGCCAGCCCCTTATAAGTTTCTGCTTACCATCATAGTCACCAAAACTATCAATAACAGGATGCAACatgttttctttaatgacTCTAGGTCCAACATGGTTCTCCCAGCGATTGACAGTAACTTTGTTTGCTTCTTCATTAAATGCACACACTATGTAACGATAGAATACATCGTGAGTGTTGGGTATTATGATGGATTTAGACCATATGTTAGTACTTTCATCATAATTTAAAGCAACAATACCATTGAAATCCCACTCACCAAGTTCAGCAGTGCTTCCtgttatatatactttt from Pieris napi chromosome 15, ilPieNapi1.2, whole genome shotgun sequence encodes the following:
- the LOC125056508 gene encoding glycerophosphocholine phosphodiesterase GPCPD1 isoform X2; the encoded protein is MSVPPPKKQEITSQSWLFSVTVPNILSKEKVYITGSTAELGEWDFNGIVALNYDESTNIWSKSIIIPNTHDVFYRYIVCAFNEEANKVTVNRWENHVGPRVIKENMLHPVIDSFGDYDGKQKLIRGWLTSQTLVQLKFFNNPLKLKSRLNDRVVQIKVTPVKLSFGVEPHIEDSSLSADTVDNEPPAGVSVEVATLDNDLVLCSLQPQEQFGREYKTNDTLLVNIYAPNPQNIAYLIDFYTYSHRASDEDPPCHIGYTYVLPNMLRPSEGCLELPVTCNIKHRPLGTINFDYLIIQPMEENLNNFEVSYAKHWHPSWTGLEVGHRGLGASFKTKEGNAIRENTIASLKKAAASGADMLEFDVQLSKDMIPVIYHDFHVCISMKRKREVDYSEMLELPVKDLTLEHLQKLKVYHLVEGRNHETLFYDEDLEEHQPFPTLEQTLKSLDEHVGFNIELKWTMELKDGTFELNNPFDMNTYVDKVLEVVLKYASNRRIVFSCFNPDICTMVRYKQNKYPVMFLTIGVSKKYPPYRDPRCLSIPAAVQNAISSDILGIVVHTEDLLRDPTQVKLATDAGLVIFCWGDDNNDKNTIKKLKEMGLHAVIYDKLDQYITKEVKESIFLMEARDSQREIMRLAALDALPPTESSSVASPCESPRPYLNLAVREKLAERSTVTSLESLASSIEIRDDASDRNLKRNRDIVMNIDKESQVKEQRNSFLGLFPAGDSKGSPKKTRKEN
- the LOC125056508 gene encoding glycerophosphocholine phosphodiesterase GPCPD1 isoform X3 — protein: MQRWFFLDERSRKQRLKIPKRMSVPPPKKQEITSQSWLFSVTVPNILSKEKVYITGSTAELGEWDFNGIVALNYDESTNIWSKSIIIPNTHDVFYRYIVCAFNEEANKVTVNRWENHVGPRVIKENMLHPVIDSFGDYDGKQKLIRGWLTSQTLVQLKFFNNPLKLKSRLNDRVVQIKVTPVKLSFGVEPHIEDSSLSADTVDNEPPAGVSVEVATLDNDLVLCSLQPQEQFGREYKTNDTLLVNIYAPNPQNIAYLIDFYTYSHRASDEDPPCHIGYTYVLPNMLRPSEGCLELPVTCNIKHRPLGTINFDYLIIQPMEENLNNFEVSYAKHWHPSWTGLEVGHRGLGASFKTKEGNAIRENTIASLKKAAASGADMLEFDVQLSKDMIPVIYHDFHVCISMKRKREVDYSEMLELPVKDLTLEHLQKLKVYHLVEGRNHETLFYDEDLEEHQPFPTLEQTLKSLDEHVGFNIELKWTMELKDGTFELNNPFDMNTYVDKVLEVVLKYASNRRIVFSCFNPDICTMVRYKQNKYPVMFLTIGVSKKYPPYRDPRCLSIPAAVQNAISSDILGIVVHTEDLLRDPTQVKLATDAGLVIFCWGDDNNDKNTIKKLKEMGLHAVIYDKLDQYITKEVKESL
- the LOC125056508 gene encoding glycerophosphocholine phosphodiesterase GPCPD1 isoform X1; translation: MQRWFFLDERSRKQRLKIPKRMSVPPPKKQEITSQSWLFSVTVPNILSKEKVYITGSTAELGEWDFNGIVALNYDESTNIWSKSIIIPNTHDVFYRYIVCAFNEEANKVTVNRWENHVGPRVIKENMLHPVIDSFGDYDGKQKLIRGWLTSQTLVQLKFFNNPLKLKSRLNDRVVQIKVTPVKLSFGVEPHIEDSSLSADTVDNEPPAGVSVEVATLDNDLVLCSLQPQEQFGREYKTNDTLLVNIYAPNPQNIAYLIDFYTYSHRASDEDPPCHIGYTYVLPNMLRPSEGCLELPVTCNIKHRPLGTINFDYLIIQPMEENLNNFEVSYAKHWHPSWTGLEVGHRGLGASFKTKEGNAIRENTIASLKKAAASGADMLEFDVQLSKDMIPVIYHDFHVCISMKRKREVDYSEMLELPVKDLTLEHLQKLKVYHLVEGRNHETLFYDEDLEEHQPFPTLEQTLKSLDEHVGFNIELKWTMELKDGTFELNNPFDMNTYVDKVLEVVLKYASNRRIVFSCFNPDICTMVRYKQNKYPVMFLTIGVSKKYPPYRDPRCLSIPAAVQNAISSDILGIVVHTEDLLRDPTQVKLATDAGLVIFCWGDDNNDKNTIKKLKEMGLHAVIYDKLDQYITKEVKESIFLMEARDSQREIMRLAALDALPPTESSSVASPCESPRPYLNLAVREKLAERSTVTSLESLASSIEIRDDASDRNLKRNRDIVMNIDKESQVKEQRNSFLGLFPAGDSKGSPKKTRKEN